A window of Pseudomonas denitrificans (nom. rej.) genomic DNA:
AAACCAGGCCCGTGTCGAAGTTACGGTTGCCGTCGTTGCCGTTGATGTCGTTATTGGTCTTGTCCTGACCCTGTACGCGCCACAGCGAGCCGTAGGAAACGGTGCTGTCCAGCGAGCCGGTCACCTCGTTGTCGAGGAAGCTGAACTCCACGGCGGTCGCCGGGGCGGACATCAGCAGAGGCAGGATGCCTGCCAGGGCGAAGCCCGCACGAGCAGGCGCATAACGCAAGACGGGCTTGCGAACTGGGATTTCCATTAGGACTCACTCCATGGACTGATCATTCTTTGGCGGTGCCGCCACTGCGGGCGGTTCACCGTTTTCAGCCGTTATTCCACGGCCTTGTTGTCGTCGATCTGAAGGAAACTCCCCCAAGGTGCTCGACATGCCTCCCGCCCCATCGGACGGGCAAAGGCTAAGCGGGGTCCGTCGGTGCAACCCCAGTGCCAACAGCACCGATGTATCCGATTCTGCTTACAAAAAATAAAGAATCTGCGCGCTACTTTTTGTGACTGGTCGTTCACTGATCAAATCAAGTGGCTGATTGCGCCATTTGACACCCCTGATGGCGCAATCGGCCCCTGAAGGCGCGACGCAGACACATCGGGGTTTTTCGCCCAATATCACAAAGCGATAAGAATGATATCGGTTAATTTCGATAGGTAACAAAAAGGTGTTACCAACAAAAGTTGGTAACACCTTTTCGAAAGTGCATTGCGCCCCTGGGACGGGGCGCGGCGGGTGTGTTACGCGAGGCTCTTGCTGACCACTTCGTATACATCGCTGGACAGCTCGCCGGACGCGAGGATGCGTTCCAGCTCGGCCTTCATCAGCGCCTGACGCGTCGGCGCGTACTTGCGCCAGCGGGTCAGCGGGGTCAGCAGGCGCGAGGCGATCTGCGGGTTGAGCGCGTTGAGGGTGATGATCTGGTCGGCCAGGAAGCGGTAGCCGGCGCCGTCTGCGCGGTGGAAGTTCACCGCGTTCTGGTTGGCGAAGGCGCCAATCAGCGCGCGGATCTTGTTCGGGTTCTTCAGGGTGAAGGCCGAATGCTTCATCAGTTCCTGTACACGCTCCAGCCCGCCCGGCAGGGTGCAGCCGGCCTGGACGCTGAACCACTGGTCCATCACCAGCGGGTCATCCTTGAAGTAGTCGGCGAACATCGCCAGCCCCTCGGCCTTTTCACTCTCGAAGGACGAGTTGACCAGCACGGCCAGCGCGGTCAGGCGCTCGGTCATGTTGTCGCAATCCTTGTACTGCTCCTGGCAGGCGGCGAGCACCTCGGCCTTGCCGCTCTGCATGAGGTAGGAGAGAGCGATGTTCTGCAGGCTGCGGCGGGCGATATGCGAAGCCTCGGCGACGTAGGCGGTCTCGCGGGACTGCTTGCGGTTGGCCTGGTAGCGCTCCCACAACGGCTCGTGCAGCGCCGCACCGATCTGCTGGCGGGCGAACTCGCGGGCGGCGTGGATGGCCTCGACATCAGCCACTTCGCTGATCTCGGTGAGGTACGCCTCGCTGGGCAGCGAGAGCATCTCGGCGACCATGGCCTGGTCCAGGCCGGTATCCAGCAGCAAGGTTCGGAAGGCGGTGATCAGGCGATCATCCAGGACAAGCTTCTCGCCACGCTGGTGCTGGCCGATCAGCTCCTGCAGGACTTGTACGGACAGCTGCTGGCCGGCTTCCCAGCGGTTGAAGCCGTCCTCGTCGTACTGCATGAGGAACATCAGCTGGTCGCGGTTGTACGGGAAGCTCAGTTTCACCGGCGCGGAGAAACCACGCAGCAGCGACGGCAGCGGCTTCTCGGCGAGGCCGACGAAGGTGAACGATTGTTCGGCCTCGGTGACCTGCAGCACGCGATCGCTGCCATGGGCATGCTCTTCGCCCTGCAGGCGCAACGACAGGGCGTTGCCCAGCTTGTCGATCAGGCCCATCTGCACCGGAATGACGAAGGGCTGCTTCTCGCTCTGCCCCGGCGTGGCCGGGCAGCTCTGGCGGAAGGTCAGGGTGTAGCTCTGCGCGGCGGCGTCGAAGCTCTCCTCCACCGCCAGACGCGGGGTGCCGGACTGGCTGTACCAGCGCTTGAACTGGGTCAGGTCGACGCCGTTGGCGTCTTCCATGGCCTTGACGAAGTCGTCGCAGGTCACGGCCTGGCCGTCATGGCGCTCGAAGTACAGGTCGGTGCCCTCGCGGAAGCCGTCGGCGCCCAGCAGGGTGTGGATCATGCGCACCACTTCCGAACCCTTCTCGTAGACGGTCAGGGTGTAGAAGTTGGAAATCTCGATGAAGGAATCCGGGCGCACCGGGTGCGCCATGGGACCGGCGTCCTCGGCAAACTGATTGGTGCGCAGGAAGGCCACGTCCTCGACGCGCTTGACGGTGCGCGAGTTCATGTCGGCGGAGAACTCGCTGTCGCGGAACACGGTGAAGCCTTCCTTGAGCGACAGCTGGAACCAGTCGCGGCAGGTCACGCGGTTGCCCGACCAGTTGTGGAAGTACTCGTGGGCGACGACACCTTCGACGCGCTGGTGCGCGGCATCGGTGGCGGTCTCGGCCTTGGCCAGTACGCAGCTGGAGTTGAAGATGTTGAGGCCCTTGTTCTCCATGGCGCCCATGTTGAAGTCGTTGACCGCGACGATCATGAAGATGTCCAGGTCGTACTCGCGGCCGTAGACCTTCTCGTCCCAGCGCATCGAGTTCTTCAGGCTGTCCATGGCGTGCTGGACCTTGTCGATGTTCTCCGGCTCGACATAGATGCGCAGGGTGACTTCGCGCTCGCTCATGGTGGTGAACTGGTCTTCCACGCACCAGAGGTCACCGGCGACCAGGGCGAACAGGTAGGCCGGCTTCTTGAACGGGTCCTGCCAGGTCGCCCAGTGGCGGCCGCCCTCTTCCGAGCCGCTGGCCACCGGGTTGCCGTTGGAGAGGAGCACCGGATACTGGTGCTGCTCGGCCGACAGCGTGGTGGTGAAGCTGCTCATCACGTCCGGGCGGTCGAGGTAGTAGGTGATCTTGCGGAAGCCTTCGGCTTCGCACTGGGTGCAGAACATCTTGCCGGACTTGTACAGGCCTTCCAGCGCGGTGTTGCTTTCCGGGTGGATGCGCACGGTGCTGTCGACGGTGAAGGTCTTCGCCGTCGGCTGCAGGGTCAGGTGGTTCTCGTCCTGCTGGTACTGACCGGCTTCGAGGGTCTGGTCGTCCAGCGCCACCGACAGCAGCTCCAGCTGCTGGCCGTCGAGCACCAGCGGCGGCAAGCCGTCGCCGCGCTCCGGATTGCGGCGCATCACCAGCTGGGCGTGGACCAGGGTGTGGTCCTCGTACAGCTCGAAGGTCAGGTTGGTCTCGTCGATCAGGTACTCGGGCGCCTGATAATCCTTGAGGTAGATGACTTTCGGTTGCTCGGTACGCATGGCTTTTGGCCCCTTGGAAGGCGGCAGGCGGGATGGGCCGGCCGGAGGAATACTGACTCTAGCGATTGGGAACGGCGCGGGCGAGTCGGGAACGCATCTATCCCTAGATGCGTTCCTCGTGCCGAAAATTCAATGCAGGTTCGATCAGGCGCTGATGGCCAGCTGGTACGCGGTGAACTTGCGCACGTTGATCACGCCGGTATCGAAGATCAGGTACTGGCCCTTGATACCCTGCAGGGTACCCTCGACCACCGGCGTCTTGTCCAGATCGAAACTGGTGATCTTGGGCAGGTAGGCCTCCACCGGGTAGCTGATCTCGATGGGGTCCATGTCAATCACCGGCTGGATCGCCTGCAGGCCGAAGCGCTGCTGCAGCGCGACGATGCCCTCGGCGCAGGCATCGAAGATCTGCTCGCGGATGGCTACCAGGTCCAGCGGCTCGGCCTCGCCCTTGAGCAATGCGCGCCAGTTGGTGCGGTCGGTGACCTGGCTACGCAGCAGGTCCTCGACGAAGCCGGACTGCTGGCGGGTCGCCACGCGCATGATCGGCAGCGCCTGGCGCGCTCCCTGGTCGATCCAGCGAGTCGGCACCTGGGTGGCGCGGGTGATGCCCACCTTGGCTCCCGAGGAGTTGGCCAGGTAGACCACGTGATCCGTCATGCAGAAGCGCTCGCCCCACTCCGGCTCGCGGCAGGAGCCGTCCTCGAAGTGGCACTTCTCCGGGCTCATGATGCAGCTGTCGCATTGCGCCAGCTTGGTGAAGCACGGGTAGCAGTAGCCCTGGGCAAAGCTCTTCCTGGTCTTGCGCCCGCAGTGGCAGCAGTTGATCTCGCCCAGGTACTCCAGGCGCACGGTCTTGCCGATCAGCGGGTTCACCGGGACCTGCGCATCGCCCAAGCGGAAGGCGTACTGCACGGGGCTTTCCAGGCGCGCCGACATCTTGTCCAGGGCGCCGCGTCCAATCTCTTGCATCAAAACCCTGCCATCAGTGCAGCGAATTGGAGGAGAAGAGGATGTTCGGGATCGGCTCGGCGTGGGATTCGCAGGCCTGCGGGCCCATGTAGCCGGTGCGCTGGTCCTCGGGCAGGTTGTCCATCTCCCAGGCGATCATGGCCTGCAGCGACAGCTCCTTCTGTTCCTGGGACAGCTTGCGGCCGTCGGGCCATTTGCCGATTTCCACGGCCAGCTTGAGGCTCTCGTAGATTTCGGGGGTGATGTTCTCGATCATTTCGGCGAAGGACGACATGGGCCGGCTCCTGCAGGGGAAAAACGAAGCCGGCATTCTACCGGGCGAAAGCGCTGTGCGCACGAACGCCGGTCAATCGGTTGCGCGGCTCCCGTTCATCCAGGGGCGCTTTCGCAGGATGGCGTGGAGCGAAGCGATACCCATCGATCCCAGCACCGACAGCATGGGTATCGCCTAGGCTCCACCCATCCTGCGAAGTCGCCAGCCGGCAAGGATCGGCCGATGATGAGACGCCGCAATGCGGCTCAGCGCGCCGCGCGCCGAGCCAACAGCCCGCCGACCAGACCACTCAGGCAACCGGCCACCAGCCCGCCGACGTGGGCGCCGTTGGCGATGGAGCCGAAGCCGAGCAGGTCGATCACGCCGGACAGGCACACCAGCAGCCAGATCAGCATCATCGCCACCACGCCCCTGGGCAGGTGATAGGCCGGCGTCGGCGCCATGCGCTGGAATATCCAGCAGTGGCCGAGCAGGCCGTAAAGCACGCCGGACAGCCCGCCGAACAGGCTCGGCCCGCTGAAGCCGTACTGCACCAGGTTCGACACCAGGCCGAAGCCCAGGCTCAGCCCCAGCAGCATCCAGGCGCCCTGGCGATACTCGATGCGCCGGCCCAGCTCCCAGTACCACATGGCGTTCATCGCCAGGTGCAGCCAGCCAAAGTGGATCAGCATGGGCGTGAACAGGCGCCACCACTGCCCCTGCGCCAGCGAGTCGGACAGCGGATAGAACAGCGCGCGATCCTCGCCGACCATCTGGAAATTCTGGAAAGTGAACCAACGCAACGTCTCGGGGGAGGTGCCCAGCAGAGTGATGGCCGCCACCACAAAGGTCACCAGCAGCACCGCCGCCGTCATGCGGCTCATCTTCAGTTGCTGGACGAAACCCGGGCCGCGGCGCAGGGTCTCGGCCTGCACGGCGAATTGCGGGTCGCCCTGCGGATAACGCTCGTAGAGCGTGCGGACCTGCTCAGCCAGTTGCGCGTTGGGCACCCAGAGCACCTGCTCGCCGGATTCCTCGCTGACCCGGAACGGCACGTTCAGGCGCTGCAGCAGGGTGACGAACTGCCCCAGATCGACCGCCGCAGGCAGTCGCATTGCTTCAATCGCGCTCACTCATCGCCCTCCGGACGCTTTACATCTACCCAAACGAACTTGTTGCGGTCCAGCCGCGTTTCCTCGTCCAGCCGGTAAGCCGCGAGCTTGCCGTACATCACTGCGCTGTAGTCCAGGCAGGCGAGGTTCGGGCGGATCGGCGCCGGGGTGCCGCGCCGCCAGTAGTGGCCGACGAACAGCAGCGGCTCGTCGGGGCCGTAGGTGAGCAGGCGGGACTTCTGCTCCTCGCTCAGGCGCTCGCTGGCCACTTCGTCAGGCAGCGCGTCGGGCTGGAACACGATGTCGCCGTAGGTTTCCGGCGCGCGGTCTTCTTCCCAGAACTTGGTGCGGA
This region includes:
- the pepN gene encoding aminopeptidase N → MRTEQPKVIYLKDYQAPEYLIDETNLTFELYEDHTLVHAQLVMRRNPERGDGLPPLVLDGQQLELLSVALDDQTLEAGQYQQDENHLTLQPTAKTFTVDSTVRIHPESNTALEGLYKSGKMFCTQCEAEGFRKITYYLDRPDVMSSFTTTLSAEQHQYPVLLSNGNPVASGSEEGGRHWATWQDPFKKPAYLFALVAGDLWCVEDQFTTMSEREVTLRIYVEPENIDKVQHAMDSLKNSMRWDEKVYGREYDLDIFMIVAVNDFNMGAMENKGLNIFNSSCVLAKAETATDAAHQRVEGVVAHEYFHNWSGNRVTCRDWFQLSLKEGFTVFRDSEFSADMNSRTVKRVEDVAFLRTNQFAEDAGPMAHPVRPDSFIEISNFYTLTVYEKGSEVVRMIHTLLGADGFREGTDLYFERHDGQAVTCDDFVKAMEDANGVDLTQFKRWYSQSGTPRLAVEESFDAAAQSYTLTFRQSCPATPGQSEKQPFVIPVQMGLIDKLGNALSLRLQGEEHAHGSDRVLQVTEAEQSFTFVGLAEKPLPSLLRGFSAPVKLSFPYNRDQLMFLMQYDEDGFNRWEAGQQLSVQVLQELIGQHQRGEKLVLDDRLITAFRTLLLDTGLDQAMVAEMLSLPSEAYLTEISEVADVEAIHAAREFARQQIGAALHEPLWERYQANRKQSRETAYVAEASHIARRSLQNIALSYLMQSGKAEVLAACQEQYKDCDNMTERLTALAVLVNSSFESEKAEGLAMFADYFKDDPLVMDQWFSVQAGCTLPGGLERVQELMKHSAFTLKNPNKIRALIGAFANQNAVNFHRADGAGYRFLADQIITLNALNPQIASRLLTPLTRWRKYAPTRQALMKAELERILASGELSSDVYEVVSKSLA
- a CDS encoding DUF2797 domain-containing protein, with the protein product MQEIGRGALDKMSARLESPVQYAFRLGDAQVPVNPLIGKTVRLEYLGEINCCHCGRKTRKSFAQGYCYPCFTKLAQCDSCIMSPEKCHFEDGSCREPEWGERFCMTDHVVYLANSSGAKVGITRATQVPTRWIDQGARQALPIMRVATRQQSGFVEDLLRSQVTDRTNWRALLKGEAEPLDLVAIREQIFDACAEGIVALQQRFGLQAIQPVIDMDPIEISYPVEAYLPKITSFDLDKTPVVEGTLQGIKGQYLIFDTGVINVRKFTAYQLAISA
- a CDS encoding YeaC family protein, whose product is MSSFAEMIENITPEIYESLKLAVEIGKWPDGRKLSQEQKELSLQAMIAWEMDNLPEDQRTGYMGPQACESHAEPIPNILFSSNSLH
- a CDS encoding rhomboid family intramembrane serine protease, with the protein product MRLPAAVDLGQFVTLLQRLNVPFRVSEESGEQVLWVPNAQLAEQVRTLYERYPQGDPQFAVQAETLRRGPGFVQQLKMSRMTAAVLLVTFVVAAITLLGTSPETLRWFTFQNFQMVGEDRALFYPLSDSLAQGQWWRLFTPMLIHFGWLHLAMNAMWYWELGRRIEYRQGAWMLLGLSLGFGLVSNLVQYGFSGPSLFGGLSGVLYGLLGHCWIFQRMAPTPAYHLPRGVVAMMLIWLLVCLSGVIDLLGFGSIANGAHVGGLVAGCLSGLVGGLLARRAAR